TCGGCGGTCGAAGCGGCACCGCCGCTGGGAGCCGCCGACGCGACCGCGGGCAGGCCGAACACGGCGCCCGCCGTTGCGATCGTGCCGAGCCCGAGTGCGGTGCGCCGGTTGAGATGCGAAGCCATACGACAAAACCCTCCCCGATGGACAATGAACGTCCATCCAAGCATCGAACTGGATCATCCGCCGTCCCGCGCCAGCGCGGTGCGCTCGCCGGACCGGTCCAACAGGGCCATGACCGGCGTCGCAGCAATTCCGTGTACGACGACAGAAACCACGACGGCCAGCCCCACCGTTGCCCAGACCAGTGCCGAGCCGGGGAACGCAGCGTGCGACGTCGCGTACGCCAGGTAGTAGAACGACCCGATGCCGCGGATCCCGAACATGCCGATCACCCAGTGCTCGGCCGGCCGCCCGGGCCCGCCGCGCAGCGAGAGCCAGCCCGCCAGCGGCCGGACCACGAACACCAGGGCCACCGCGACCGCCGCCGCCGGCCAGGTCAGCGGGGTCAGCAGCCCGCCGACCACGGCGCCGCCGAAGAGGAGGAGGAGCAGCACCGTCAGCAGCCGCTCGATCTGTTCGGCGAAGTCGTGCAGCACCTGGTGGTATTCGCTCGAGCGCTCCGCCGACCGGATCGCCCGGGCCGCGACGAACACCGCGAGAAACCCGTAGCCGCCGGCCACCTCGACCAGCCCGTACGCCAGAAAGGTCGCCGCCAGGGCGAGGAAGCCCTCCGCGTGCCGGGCCAACCGCAGCGCCTCCGACCGGGGCCGGAAGAACAGCCGGCCGAGCAGCTTGCCGATCACCAGCCCGCCGACGACGCCGACCACTCCCTTGTAGAGCACGTCCACGGTGAACCACTCGGTGAGCCAGCCGGAACCGCCGTGCTGCGCGAGCAGGATGGCGGCGAACACGAACGGGAACGCCAGCCCGTCGTTGAGCCCGGCCTCCGAGGTCAGCGCGAAGCGCACCTCGTCTTCCGAGTCCTCCTCGTCGGTCGGCTCGCCGACCTGCACGTCGGAGGCCAGCACCGGGTCGGTCGGCGCCAGCGCGGCGCCGAGCAGCAGCGCGGTCGCCGGCACCAGGCCGGCCCACCACCAGCCGAGCAGCGCGACGGCGGCGATGGTCAGCGGCATCGCGATCGCCAGCAGCCGCCAGGTCGACGACCAGCGCCGCCAGCCCAGCGGCCGGTCGATCTTCAGCCCGGCGCCCATCAGCGCCACGATCACGCCGACCTCGGTCAGGTGGGTGGCGATCGCCGGGAAGCGGATCGGGTCGGGCGTCGGCAGCCCGGTCGGCAGGGCGAACACCAGCATCCCGAGGAGCAGGAACGCGATCGGCATCGACAGTGGACGGCGCTCCAGCAGCCGCGGCAGCACGCCGGCCAGCAGGGCACCGGCACCGAGGATGGCGAACGCGGTGGCGGTGACGCTCACGCCACGGTCAGCGGGGACTCGTCGAGGTGGGCCAGCAGGTCGGCCGGATCCTCGTAGACCGCGACCGCACCGGCGCCGGCGAGCTCGGCCCGGGAGGTGCCGCCGCAGGTGAGCGCGACGCAGGGCAGGCCGAGCTTGGCGCAGGCGGCGACATCCCAGATGGAATCGCCGACGTAGACCGCCCGGTTGACGTCGAGCGAGAGCAGCCGCAGCGCTGCCTCGATGATGTCGGGCTCCGGCTTGGTCCGCTCAGCGTCGGCCGACGAGGTCGCGGCGTCGATCGCCGCGTCCGCGTCGAGGGCGGCCCGCATCGCCGTCAGCTCCGTCGGCGTCGCCGACGACGCCAGCGCCACCAGTTGGCCCCGCTCGTGGCAGGCCCGCAACAGCTTGGCCGCACCCGGCAACGGCCGCAGCCGGGCCAGGAACGGCGCGTAGCGCTCGGCGTGCACCGCGCGTACGAGATCATCGTTCGACTTGTCGCGTTCCGTGCCGAGCAGGTGGTCGAGCAGCCGGTCGGCGCCCATCCCGACGGCCCGGTGGATCTGGGCGGTCGGCACGTCGTGGCCACCGGCGCGGAAGCCCTCCCACCACGTGACCGCGTGCAGGTAGGTGCTGTCGATCAGGGTGCCGTCGACATCGAAGAGGACGCCAGCGGGAGGGCTCATGCGACCCCGATACCCCGCTCGCCGCCCTTCGATGCGCGGATCCCGATCTCGAACCAGACCGTCGAGCCGCGGACGGCCGGGTCGGTGCCCCACGCGTCACTCAACTCTTCGATCAGCCCCAGGCCGCGTCCCCGGCTGCTGAGCGTCTCGGCGTGGGCCCGGCTGACCGCGCCGCGGGTGCCGCTGTCGGAGACCGCGACCAGCAGCCGCTCGGCGCTCAGGTCGACCTGCACCCGCGCGGCCGTGCCGGCGTGCAGCAGCGCGTTGGTGGTCAGTTCGCTGGCGCACAGCACCGCCGCGCCGATCACCTGCTCGGGCACGTTCCAGGCGGTGAGCTGAGCCGACATCCAGTGCCGGACCCGGCCCGGCGCGGTCGGTTCGGCCGGGATCTCCATGCCCGCCGATCGGCTCGGCGCGGTCGCGTGTTCGACGGCCAGCACCGCGACGTCGTCGTCGGTGGTGCCGCCGACGGCGGCAGAGGCAAGAGCGCACAGGGTACGCGGATCGCCGCCCACCGCCCCCGCCACGGTCGCCGCGAGCTTCTCCAGCCCGGCACCCAGGTCGAGCCCGCGCCGCTCGATGACGCCGTCGCTGAACAGCAGCAGCGTGTCGCCGGGGGCCAGGGTCGCGACGGCCGACCGGCGGATGCCGCCCAGCCCGAGCGGAGTGCCGGTTGGCACCTCGAGATAGTCGGCCGTGCCGTCGGCATGCCGGACCAGCGGCGGCGGGTGGCCGGCGGTCGCCACGGTCAGCCGCCCGTCCCGCTCGATCACGGCGTAGGCCACGGTAACGAACAGTTCGTCGGTGCGGGCCTCGGCACCCAGGCTGGCGACCAGCCGGTCAAGGCCGGTCAGCACGCTGGTCGGCGTCGAGTCGGTCAGCGCCAGCGCCCGCAGCGCCGCCCGCACCTGCCCCATCAGCGCCGCTGCCCGCACGTCGTGCCCGGCCACGTCGCCGAGCACCGCCGCGAGCCGGCCACCGGGGAGCAGGAACGCGTCGTAGAAGTCGCCGCCGGCCGCGTTGCCGTCGACACCGGGGTCGTAGCGGGCGGCCAGCCGGAACCGCGGGTCGTCGGGCAGGTTCTCCGGCAGCATGCTGCGCTGCAACAACTGCGCGGTGCCGTGCTGGTTCTCGAAGCGGCGGGCCCGCTCGGCCGCCTGGGCGACCAGCTTGCCGGCGGCGGTCAGCAACGCCCGCTCGGCGGCCGACCAGGGGTGCTGGTCGTGCCGGCCGACGGTCAGCGCACCCCGCAACGAGGGCGTACGCAGGGGGAGCGCCGCGAGTGCGCGTACCTTCTCGTCGTGCCGGTCCTGGGCGGCCTCGCGCAGCGGGTGGCCGTCGGCGGTGAACCGCGCGAGCCCGGCGCCGGCCGCGACCGACAGCGGCGCGACCGAGTCGGCCGGGATCCGGCGCCACACCGGCGGCAGCCGCTCGTCGGCGTCGTCGAGCACGTCGCCGCGCACCCGGCGGACCACCCGCCAGTCGTCGCCGTCGTCGACCCCGAACGCCACCTGTTGCACGTCGGGGGAGGACAGGCCGTAGCGCAGCGCGACCCGGGCCACCTCGTCGAGGGTGAGCGTGCCGGCGAGCGCCTCGGCCAACTCGGTGAGCCCCTGGAGGCGATGTGCGACCGGGACCGGTTCGACCGCGACGATCAGCACCCCGGCGATCCGGCCGCTGCCGTCGCGCACGGCGGACAGGCCGCGGGTGGGCAGCGCCGGGTCGGGCTCGTCGTCGGCGGTCGACGGCAACTCGGTGTCACGCGGCGCGAACCCGGTGTGCAGCGTCTCGCGGACCGCCGCACCGGCCGGGCCGTCCCAGGCCGCGCCGAACGCCTCGGCCGCCGGTGCGCCGTAGGCGTCGGGGTGGCGCTCGCCCAGCAGTTGCCCGTAGGCGTCGTTGTAGATCAGGCGCAGCCGGTCACCGTGCAGGAAGGCCATCGCGACCGGCGAACCGAGCACCAGATCGACGACGGCCAGCAGCCCCGGGTCCCAGCCGTCGGACGTCGACGCCCACACGGGCGGGGTCGGCGACGCACCGGAGCCTGACATGCCAGCAGCGTAACCGCCGCGTGGCGCAGTGGCGCGACGACGGTGGCGCGGGCTTGGGACCGCTCCCGGGATTGCCGCGAGCCGGGTTCGGGTAATGCCGTCGGCTGAACACCCACCCCCGACGGAAGGTCTGACATGGACATCGGTGCCGCCCTCACCGACATGTGGCGGTCAGTGCTGCTCTTCGTGCCGAAGGCACTGGCGTTCCTGGCGATCCTGCTGGTCGGCTATCTGATCGCGCGGGTCGTCCGCCGGCTGGTCGACACCTTGCTGACCCGCGTCGGTTTCGACCGGGCGGTGCAGCGGTCCGGGATCGGCCGGCGACTGGCCAGTTCGCGCTACGACGCCAGCGACATCCTGGCCCGCCTCGCCTACTACGCGATCCTGCTGTTCGCGCTCCAACTCGCCTTCGGCGTCTGGGGCCCCAACCCGATCAGCGACCTGATCTCGGCGGTGGTCGGCTGGCTGCCCAGGGCGTTCGTCGCGATCGTCATCGTCGTGGTGGCCACCGCGATCGCCAGCGCGGTGCGGGACCTGATCAACGGCGCGCTCGGCGGACTCTCGTACGGCAAATTGATCGCGACCGTGGTCTGGGTGTTCATCGTGGGTCTGGGCGTGATCGCGGCGCTCAACCAGGTCGGCATCGCCACCACCGTGACCACGCCGGTGCTGATCGCCGTGCTCGCGACGATCGCCGGCATCCTGATCGTCGGGGTCGGCGGCGGCCTGGTCCGGCCGATGCAGGGCCGCTGGGACCGCTGGCTCGACCGGATGGCCGCGGAGTCCGCGGTGATCCGCGAGCGGGCGCAGGCCTACCAGACGGAGAAGGCCGACGCCGAGCGGCGCCGGATCGACGAGCAGCGGCAGGCCGAGGAGCAGGCCCGGGCAGCGGCCGAAGCGGCGCGGGTCGAGGCGGCCCGGGTCGAGGCGGAGGAAGCGGCGCGGGTCGAGGCGGCCCGGGTCGAAGCGGAAGCGGCCCGCGAGGAGTCCGCCCGGGTCGAAGCCGCCCGCGTCGAGGCGGCGCAGCGGGAGGCGGCCGCGCAGGCCGAGATCGACCGGGCGCAGACCACCGTGATCAGCACGGAGGCCGAGCAGACCCAGGTGATCCCGCGCCCCGAGGACGCACACATCGTGCCCGGCATGGAGCCGGCACCGGTGGAGCCCGAGCCCGAGCCGGCTCCCAGCCCGCGGCGCGGTCGCGGCAAGCCGACCGTGGCCAACCCGACACCGACCCGGGAGCTGCCGGCGGTCACCGAGTCGGCGGCCGGCGACGATCCGTCGGCCGAGCAGACCCAGGTGATCCGGCCGCGGGACGGCCGGGACAGCTAGCCGGTCGGCACCGGCCCGCCGCTATTCGACGCTGTCGGCGGCGGGCTGGTGCCGCTGGGCGTCATCGACGAGGATGAGCGTCCCGATCATCATTCCGACCAGGATGCTGAGCAGCCAGGAGTCGTCATGCAGGACGCGGGCGGCGATCGGCGCCTGGATGGCGATCGCCATGAAGGCGACCCAGGCGAACCGGCGCTGGCTGACCGTGAGAATGCTTGGGGTCGTCTCGCGCATTCACGCAAGTCTGCCCGGGAGCCTCGGCGGGACCAGTCGGCCGTTCGGCCGACTTTGACTGACCTGTCCGGATTGGACGCCCAGGGTAAGGAGACACCGATGAGGCGGATGTCGCGAGCGGTCGCCCCGCTGTTGGCCGCGGTGCTGCTGGCGGCGTGCACGGCACCCGGCCCCGCCCGGCCGCGGCCGCACTGGGCCGCCGAGCCCGCTGCCGGCAGCGCTCCCCGGGTCGGCCACACCGTGACGGGCCCGCGCGACGGCCTCGACGCCGCCACGTTCACGCAGGTCAGCGGCGTAACGACGCTGATCGTGGGGTTCGACGACCTGGACGACGACCTTTATCAGGTACGCACACCCGACGGTTCGCGAATCGCACCCGTGGTCAACGCCGACGGTGGCGACGTGCGGCTGCTGGTCGAGGGCACCGGCCAGGCCGGCCCCGCGACCGTCGGTGTCACGCTGCACCGGGCCGTCCGCTGGCACCTGCGCTTCGGCGGCGGTGCGGAAGACGAGCAGGTCGACCTGACCGGCGGCGACGTGTCGGCGGTCGAGTTCCTGGCCGGCTCCGCCCGGATCTCGCTGACCCTGCCCGAGCCGCACGGCACGGTGCCGGTCCGGATGACCGGCGGCGCCGGCGACTTCGTGGTGCACGTGACCGGCGACGCCCCGGCCCGGGTGCGGCTCGGTGGCGGCGCCGGCACCGTGGTGGTCGACGGGATCGCCCGCAGCGGCATTTCCGGCGGCACGGTCATCGAGAGCGACGGCTGGTCGTCGGCTCGCGACCGCTACGACATCGACGCCGCGGCGGGGGTGTCGAGCCTGGTGCTGGATAGAGCCTGAATTCCCGCAGAGAGCGCTCTCATCACTATCATCGCCCGGTGACGTCCCCCTCGGCGCGCCCGATCCGCGCATCCCTGCTGGTTCTCGCGTATTTCGCGTTCATCAGCCTCGGCCTCCCCGACGGCCTGCTCGGCGTCGCGTGGCCGTCGATCGCGGGTGACTTCGGGGTCGCCACCTCGGCGGTCGGCCTGCTGCTGATCGCGTCGACCACCGGCTATTTCATCTCCAGCATCGCCGCCGGCTTCACCATCGCCCGGGTCGGCGTGGGATGGCTGCTGGCCTTCAGCACCGCCGCGGCCAGCGCCGCCCTGGCCGGCTACGCGATCTCACCGGCGTACGCCGTGATGGTCCCGTTCGCCCTTCTCGCCGGCTTCGGTGGCGGCGCGATCGACTCGGGCCTCAACGCCTACGCGGCGGGTGCCTTCGGCGCCAAGCACATGAACTGGCTGCACGCCTTCTTCGGTCTGGGCGTGGCGATCGGCCCGCTCATCATGACCGCGGTGATCGGCGGCGGCCTGAGTTGGCGCTGGGGCTACGGCCTGGTCGCGTCCGCGCAGGCCTGCCTGGCGCTGGCGTTCTTCGCGACGGTCCGCCGCTGGGTCCGGCACGGCTCGGTGGTGCCGGCCGCCGCCGCCGAGACCCCGGCTCCCGCTTCGGCCGGTGACGCCGTGGCCACCGCGGTCGCGACCAGGACGGTCGAGAAGGTGCGCACCCGCGACACCCTGGCCATCCCCGCGGTCTGGCTGGGCGTGCTGGCGTTCGCCGTCT
This genomic interval from Asanoa ferruginea contains the following:
- a CDS encoding MFS transporter, coding for MTSPSARPIRASLLVLAYFAFISLGLPDGLLGVAWPSIAGDFGVATSAVGLLLIASTTGYFISSIAAGFTIARVGVGWLLAFSTAAASAALAGYAISPAYAVMVPFALLAGFGGGAIDSGLNAYAAGAFGAKHMNWLHAFFGLGVAIGPLIMTAVIGGGLSWRWGYGLVASAQACLALAFFATVRRWVRHGSVVPAAAAETPAPASAGDAVATAVATRTVEKVRTRDTLAIPAVWLGVLAFAVYVAVEAGAGLWAFLLLTDGRGVSATIAGLCVSLYWGMLFVGRVVQGVASERINPKKILVGSLFGMAAGALLVALPLHASVTVFGLAVIGFAAAPVFPLLTLTTADRVGQAHADRTIGMQIGGAGLGGSLIPAGIGLLLGHFGAGALGTCLLILSVLLIVFYGAAIRTRAA
- a CDS encoding HAD family hydrolase, producing the protein MSPPAGVLFDVDGTLIDSTYLHAVTWWEGFRAGGHDVPTAQIHRAVGMGADRLLDHLLGTERDKSNDDLVRAVHAERYAPFLARLRPLPGAAKLLRACHERGQLVALASSATPTELTAMRAALDADAAIDAATSSADAERTKPEPDIIEAALRLLSLDVNRAVYVGDSIWDVAACAKLGLPCVALTCGGTSRAELAGAGAVAVYEDPADLLAHLDESPLTVA
- a CDS encoding ATP-binding SpoIIE family protein phosphatase, producing MSGSGASPTPPVWASTSDGWDPGLLAVVDLVLGSPVAMAFLHGDRLRLIYNDAYGQLLGERHPDAYGAPAAEAFGAAWDGPAGAAVRETLHTGFAPRDTELPSTADDEPDPALPTRGLSAVRDGSGRIAGVLIVAVEPVPVAHRLQGLTELAEALAGTLTLDEVARVALRYGLSSPDVQQVAFGVDDGDDWRVVRRVRGDVLDDADERLPPVWRRIPADSVAPLSVAAGAGLARFTADGHPLREAAQDRHDEKVRALAALPLRTPSLRGALTVGRHDQHPWSAAERALLTAAGKLVAQAAERARRFENQHGTAQLLQRSMLPENLPDDPRFRLAARYDPGVDGNAAGGDFYDAFLLPGGRLAAVLGDVAGHDVRAAALMGQVRAALRALALTDSTPTSVLTGLDRLVASLGAEARTDELFVTVAYAVIERDGRLTVATAGHPPPLVRHADGTADYLEVPTGTPLGLGGIRRSAVATLAPGDTLLLFSDGVIERRGLDLGAGLEKLAATVAGAVGGDPRTLCALASAAVGGTTDDDVAVLAVEHATAPSRSAGMEIPAEPTAPGRVRHWMSAQLTAWNVPEQVIGAAVLCASELTTNALLHAGTAARVQVDLSAERLLVAVSDSGTRGAVSRAHAETLSSRGRGLGLIEELSDAWGTDPAVRGSTVWFEIGIRASKGGERGIGVA
- a CDS encoding cation:proton antiporter translates to MSVTATAFAILGAGALLAGVLPRLLERRPLSMPIAFLLLGMLVFALPTGLPTPDPIRFPAIATHLTEVGVIVALMGAGLKIDRPLGWRRWSSTWRLLAIAMPLTIAAVALLGWWWAGLVPATALLLGAALAPTDPVLASDVQVGEPTDEEDSEDEVRFALTSEAGLNDGLAFPFVFAAILLAQHGGSGWLTEWFTVDVLYKGVVGVVGGLVIGKLLGRLFFRPRSEALRLARHAEGFLALAATFLAYGLVEVAGGYGFLAVFVAARAIRSAERSSEYHQVLHDFAEQIERLLTVLLLLLFGGAVVGGLLTPLTWPAAAVAVALVFVVRPLAGWLSLRGGPGRPAEHWVIGMFGIRGIGSFYYLAYATSHAAFPGSALVWATVGLAVVVSVVVHGIAATPVMALLDRSGERTALARDGG